The following coding sequences lie in one Myxococcales bacterium genomic window:
- a CDS encoding DUF4388 domain-containing protein yields MNALCVLILQPRKQMARTIAHAIEAIGHRARLCEKKEDAASDFRAHGCEAAVIHVSLARSPDLRAAREIRALPQGAHVPIILTAESGTNPLVLEKLGEQLQATAFVLSDDNASVLARVLEDIIHRSPTKPATNRGQEAFHRDLMTTGTTREQGERQTKVDDEPENEDGKTTWTSDDDLDATHEGLAVEAQAKLIERGIKAKGDLAATPFPRLLKTFAELRTTGALAISQLESDRKTTTGGTPKKIVYFKNGIPVYVQSNLVHECLGRLLIRLGKISPSVLDASVARMRQDRMPQGQALMEMGALSEPELEQALREQLRRKLFDLFGWRLASYQLSTDVAQFPGVIELELSLAEVIFEGVVRKIPPERLLRILEPHMQAYVVPNPDKAEMFLRMDLVEEAKETLLRLDGTEQLRALLQKAPRRPGAVAQILYAMSSLEAVWFLPEAHPSSRLEDPNKHAPSLGRPQMSQSTSNSTTAQAPVPSQDEPFETTEITSGETPNQRPRSKIRPVEQGNPEHMDPESVDRQVELSFQAERIFRTAKRMLAQRKHKEAIALFAHAERLCPTEPELIAYHAYARHVASGPDRDQSMLALKSLERLTEAAPYLYEGHLFYARVLEALGQPTAAKAAYRQAMTLDKERTEAEEDLSRLASEPDGM; encoded by the coding sequence ATGAACGCGCTTTGCGTGTTGATTTTGCAGCCCCGGAAACAGATGGCACGAACGATTGCGCACGCGATCGAAGCTATCGGACATCGCGCCAGGCTATGCGAAAAAAAAGAAGATGCTGCGTCGGATTTTCGCGCACACGGGTGCGAAGCTGCCGTTATTCACGTCTCCCTCGCGAGGAGCCCCGACCTTCGCGCAGCTCGAGAAATCCGTGCCCTGCCACAAGGCGCGCATGTCCCCATCATTCTTACCGCCGAGAGTGGCACCAATCCTCTGGTACTGGAGAAGCTCGGCGAGCAACTGCAGGCAACAGCTTTTGTGCTTTCAGACGATAATGCTTCGGTGCTCGCTCGGGTCCTCGAAGACATTATTCACCGCTCACCCACTAAGCCCGCCACCAACCGTGGACAAGAGGCCTTTCACCGGGACCTCATGACTACAGGGACGACTCGAGAGCAGGGCGAGCGACAGACTAAAGTCGACGATGAGCCAGAAAACGAGGACGGCAAAACCACCTGGACAAGCGACGACGATCTAGATGCGACACACGAAGGTCTCGCTGTCGAGGCACAGGCTAAGCTCATCGAACGGGGAATTAAGGCCAAAGGAGATCTAGCCGCCACTCCGTTCCCTCGACTGCTGAAAACATTTGCCGAGCTTCGCACGACGGGCGCCTTGGCCATATCCCAGCTTGAGAGCGATCGGAAAACAACAACCGGCGGGACGCCCAAAAAAATCGTCTATTTTAAGAATGGTATCCCCGTATATGTTCAGTCCAATCTTGTTCATGAATGTCTTGGCAGGTTGCTCATTCGTCTAGGCAAGATATCGCCGTCCGTCTTGGATGCATCTGTCGCACGCATGCGGCAAGACCGTATGCCTCAGGGCCAAGCCCTCATGGAAATGGGGGCATTGAGCGAGCCGGAGCTCGAGCAGGCTTTAAGGGAACAACTTCGTCGCAAGCTGTTCGACCTCTTTGGATGGCGTCTTGCCTCGTACCAACTTTCGACGGACGTGGCGCAGTTTCCCGGCGTCATAGAGCTCGAGCTGAGCCTTGCTGAGGTGATCTTTGAAGGCGTTGTGCGCAAGATTCCACCAGAACGGTTGTTGCGCATTCTGGAGCCCCACATGCAGGCCTATGTGGTACCCAATCCCGACAAAGCCGAGATGTTTTTGCGAATGGATTTGGTGGAAGAGGCTAAAGAGACACTCCTGCGCCTAGACGGCACTGAGCAACTACGCGCGTTGCTTCAAAAGGCGCCTCGCCGCCCGGGTGCTGTCGCCCAGATTCTTTACGCGATGTCATCGCTTGAGGCGGTGTGGTTTCTCCCGGAGGCCCATCCGAGCTCCAGGCTCGAAGATCCTAACAAACATGCTCCCTCTCTGGGGCGCCCCCAAATGTCTCAAAGCACTTCAAACTCAACCACCGCACAAGCCCCTGTCCCGTCTCAAGACGAGCCTTTCGAAACAACCGAGATTACAAGTGGGGAGACCCCCAATCAACGACCGAGGAGCAAGATTCGGCCCGTTGAGCAGGGAAACCCGGAACATATGGACCCCGAATCCGTGGATCGTCAAGTCGAGCTTAGTTTTCAAGCCGAGCGTATTTTCCGCACCGCCAAAAGAATGCTTGCGCAGCGGAAACACAAAGAGGCCATTGCGTTGTTTGCACATGCAGAGCGCCTTTGTCCGACGGAGCCGGAACTTATCGCCTACCATGCCTATGCGCGCCATGTTGCTTCGGGACCGGATCGCGATCAAAGTATGCTTGCCCTAAAGAGCCTGGAGCGCTTAACTGAAGCGGCACCCTATCTTTACGAGGGACACCTTTTCTATGCGCGCGTCCTTGAGGCCCTGGGGCAGCCAACGGCGGCAAAAGCGGCCTACCGGCAGGCCATGACTCTCGATAAAGAGCGCACCGAAGCTGAAGAAGATCTCTCGCGTCTGGCGTCTGAGCCCGACGGCATGTAA
- the glnE gene encoding bifunctional [glutamate--ammonia ligase]-adenylyl-L-tyrosine phosphorylase/[glutamate--ammonia-ligase] adenylyltransferase produces MTEDLHLWLTDGNAQQATEEFAKAGGKISTDTEQKAVTAILFRAPSLWPLLLSQPRLLTRVLETPLDLAWQRGALDEKLNYALKDATSAPCVKKALRHIRHQALLRIALRETLRLADVEASSAEMSTLADALVEAALRVARRTLSAVHGLPCDAQGQPVPIVVLGMGKLGGSELNLGSDIDLCFFYLTDDGATTGEDSLSVHEYYTRVVRYACQLLSDITEDGFCFRVDLRLRPEGRSGPLVNSMASAERYYESWGQTWERAALLRARPIAGDMAFGATLLRTLAPFIYRRQVNPRIATEMGSLLFRSRNERGVDPERDIKLGEGGIREAEFFVQSLQLIWGGRHPQLQVAGTIDALHALRNAGLISDRESESFTEAWAFLRRLEHAIHLQHGYQTHLLPTAEAQQRDLAASLGLLPRDLVESLAHHRALIHALFRTLDLEPVAPSEEPLEALWDMLLETTPPEALREHVAQTLHASDSDEALSHLKRLAKRADYPLGKSTRNRRPKLGLALLREARDSQDSVSALYFFVELFDRFKGAASYAQWLADSHLLRRITTLFANSPYLSRQLVSHPDIIEGLLNPAQLIGAQDISEAHTDIRAEIASLADMESIASRLRALKRDSILRIGLGFVNGEIEIFQTGRLLSHLADQQLITALDLAMHPVFSAQPGWPAPIVCALGKLGGRELGFGSDLDVFFLYDQSALSQEHQGLAIEAYSKIAQCTLRLLSQPDAQGPGYELDTRLRPSGRQGLLVASIAGFEQYHRARAAPWERQALIRARPVTANLRSRNKLSSMLNRLVFQHEPPRPDEVARLRGRMQRELGVESPDRYDPKYGYGGLVDIEFVVQWLQMTHGENSQLQTSHTHDSLLLLGKHRLLSAAATQALSEAYVWFRTLEQFLQLMSTRKHVYVSPKDPMLAKLAFALRVRQRDGMPSQDVLVKTYQKYAERVRSIFEATFGDLELTPPWRSE; encoded by the coding sequence ATGACCGAGGACCTTCACCTGTGGCTTACCGATGGCAACGCCCAGCAAGCGACAGAGGAATTTGCCAAAGCTGGCGGAAAAATTTCCACGGATACGGAACAAAAGGCCGTCACTGCCATTTTATTCCGCGCCCCTTCTCTTTGGCCGCTCCTTCTCAGCCAACCGCGTTTGCTAACACGAGTGCTCGAGACGCCGCTCGACCTTGCATGGCAAAGAGGCGCGCTTGATGAAAAGCTCAACTATGCACTAAAGGACGCGACGTCCGCTCCTTGCGTTAAGAAAGCATTACGCCACATTCGCCATCAAGCGCTGTTGCGGATCGCGTTGCGCGAGACACTCCGCCTTGCCGATGTCGAAGCGAGTAGTGCCGAAATGAGCACATTGGCCGATGCCCTCGTTGAAGCGGCCCTGCGGGTCGCCCGACGCACCTTGTCCGCCGTCCATGGGCTTCCATGCGATGCCCAGGGCCAGCCCGTACCGATCGTAGTCCTGGGGATGGGGAAACTAGGTGGGTCGGAACTCAATCTAGGCAGCGATATCGACTTGTGCTTCTTTTACCTGACCGATGACGGAGCTACGACGGGCGAAGACTCGCTCTCGGTGCATGAATATTACACCCGCGTCGTGCGCTACGCTTGTCAGTTGTTGTCGGACATCACGGAAGATGGCTTTTGCTTCCGTGTCGATTTGCGACTTAGACCTGAAGGTCGTTCCGGCCCGCTGGTCAACTCGATGGCAAGCGCCGAACGCTACTACGAGAGTTGGGGGCAAACGTGGGAACGGGCCGCGCTCTTACGCGCCCGCCCGATCGCTGGGGATATGGCATTTGGAGCCACGCTGCTTCGTACGTTAGCGCCATTTATCTACCGCCGCCAAGTCAACCCACGCATCGCCACGGAGATGGGATCATTGCTCTTCCGCTCACGCAACGAGCGTGGCGTCGATCCGGAGCGCGATATTAAGCTGGGAGAAGGCGGCATCCGAGAAGCGGAGTTCTTTGTGCAGTCTTTGCAATTGATTTGGGGGGGGCGCCATCCGCAGCTGCAGGTGGCTGGCACCATCGACGCGCTGCATGCGCTCCGAAACGCCGGCTTGATTTCTGACCGCGAATCCGAGTCCTTCACCGAAGCGTGGGCGTTTTTGCGCCGTCTTGAGCATGCAATCCACTTGCAACATGGCTACCAAACTCACCTCCTACCAACCGCCGAAGCGCAACAACGCGACCTCGCCGCCTCCCTCGGCCTTCTGCCCAGAGACCTTGTTGAATCGCTTGCGCACCATCGCGCCCTCATTCACGCGCTGTTTCGGACATTGGATTTAGAGCCTGTTGCTCCAAGCGAAGAGCCGCTCGAAGCGCTCTGGGACATGCTTCTCGAAACGACGCCTCCTGAGGCGCTGCGAGAGCACGTTGCTCAGACCCTGCACGCCTCTGATAGCGATGAAGCGCTCTCGCATCTTAAACGCCTGGCCAAACGTGCCGACTATCCCCTCGGGAAGTCCACACGAAACCGGAGACCCAAGCTCGGCCTCGCGCTTTTGCGTGAAGCCCGCGATTCACAAGATTCGGTGAGTGCACTTTATTTTTTTGTAGAGCTGTTTGATCGATTCAAAGGCGCTGCCTCTTATGCACAATGGCTTGCCGACTCACATCTATTGCGGCGCATCACCACCCTCTTTGCAAACAGCCCTTATCTTTCGCGGCAGCTAGTCAGTCATCCAGACATCATTGAAGGGCTTCTAAACCCTGCACAACTCATCGGCGCTCAGGACATTTCGGAAGCGCACACCGATATCCGAGCCGAGATTGCCTCCCTTGCTGATATGGAGAGCATCGCCTCCCGTCTTCGCGCCTTAAAGCGGGACAGCATTCTTCGCATCGGTCTTGGTTTTGTGAACGGAGAGATTGAGATATTTCAAACCGGAAGATTGTTGAGCCATCTTGCAGATCAACAGCTCATCACTGCGCTTGATCTAGCGATGCACCCCGTATTTAGCGCGCAGCCCGGTTGGCCGGCACCAATCGTGTGCGCGCTGGGGAAACTGGGCGGGCGCGAGCTTGGATTTGGCAGCGACCTAGATGTGTTTTTCTTGTATGATCAGTCCGCCCTGTCGCAAGAGCATCAGGGACTTGCGATTGAAGCATATTCTAAGATCGCTCAGTGCACATTACGCCTTCTATCACAGCCCGACGCCCAAGGGCCGGGGTATGAACTCGACACCCGACTTCGGCCGAGCGGGCGCCAGGGGCTTCTTGTGGCATCAATCGCTGGCTTCGAGCAATATCACCGAGCCCGGGCGGCACCGTGGGAACGGCAGGCTCTCATTCGCGCAAGACCTGTTACTGCAAATCTGCGCTCGCGCAACAAACTATCTTCCATGCTTAACCGGCTCGTTTTTCAGCATGAACCCCCGAGACCTGATGAGGTTGCAAGACTGCGCGGTCGCATGCAGAGGGAACTTGGTGTAGAATCACCTGATCGCTACGATCCAAAGTACGGTTACGGTGGTTTGGTCGATATTGAATTTGTGGTGCAGTGGCTTCAAATGACCCACGGCGAGAATTCTCAACTTCAGACATCGCACACGCACGATAGTCTTCTTTTGCTGGGCAAACATCGCCTGCTTTCAGCAGCGGCCACGCAAGCCTTGAGCGAAGCCTACGTATGGTTTCGAACCCTCGAACAGTTTTTGCAGCTGATGAGTACCCGCAAACACGTGTATGTCTCTCCCAAAGACCCTATGCTGGCTAAGCTCGCCTTTGCGCTGCGTGTGAGGCAGCGCGACGGCATGCCGTCTCAAGATGTTCTTGTTAAAACCTACCAAAAATATGCCGAGCGTGTCCGCTCGATATTCGAAGCTACGTTTGGAGACCTCGAACTTACCCCGCCCTGGAGGAGCGAATGA
- the yajC gene encoding preprotein translocase subunit YajC — MFWRLQPALPQGGGGAGGASGASPSGNSVQGCGMQAGMLAVMFAVFYFLMIRPQQKRAREQEAMLKALKPGDIVRTTGGIRGEIVDIQEKEITLLVAEKVKLNVLRSHVTGAETSSRPGSA, encoded by the coding sequence ATGTTTTGGCGCTTGCAACCCGCTCTCCCTCAGGGAGGGGGCGGTGCTGGGGGCGCGTCCGGGGCAAGCCCGAGTGGAAATAGCGTGCAGGGCTGCGGCATGCAGGCCGGCATGCTGGCCGTCATGTTTGCGGTCTTCTACTTCCTCATGATTCGACCCCAACAAAAACGCGCACGCGAGCAGGAAGCTATGCTAAAAGCGCTTAAACCCGGGGATATCGTACGTACCACCGGTGGTATTCGTGGTGAGATCGTGGATATACAGGAAAAGGAAATCACCCTATTGGTCGCTGAAAAGGTCAAGCTCAATGTCCTGCGTTCGCACGTGACGGGGGCGGAGACTTCATCTCGGCCAGGCAGTGCCTAA